TGCAAAGCGTTTGTTTTCATCAAAGACAGAAAGACATTTCTTAAATACAATTCCTTTGACTTTTCCGTTTTCTGTAAGGATTTCCTTCGGTCCCCAGCCACAGTTCAGAGTGATGCCTTCTTCCTGTGCCTCTGTGATTTCCTCTTCTGATGCAGGCATAATCTCTCTGCTTTCCAGACAGAACATGGAAACCTCAGATGCTCCGCAGCGGCTTGCAGTTCTCGCCACGTCAATGGCTACGTTTCCGCCTCCTACGACTACGGTACGTCCTTCTACCGGATAATTCTGATTGTCACCTACTGTACGAAGGAAATCTACGGCAGTCATAACACCTTCTGCATCTTCTCCTTGGATATTGGCTTTTCTTCCTCCCTGACATCCGATTGCAAGATAAAAGGCTTTATAGCCCTGTTTACGCAGTTCCTCTAAGGTAATATCTTTTCCTACTTCAATACCGCATTTAATTTCCACACCCATCTGGCGCATCACATCAATTTCTGCCTCTACCACATCTTTTTCCAGTTTAAAAGAAGGTATTCCGTAAACCAGCATACCGCCCGGCTTTTCATTCTTTTCAAAAACAGTAGGCTTATAACCTTTTTCTGCAAGATAAAAGGCACAACTAAGTCCTGCCGGACCACCGCCTATAATGGCAATCTTCTCTTCAAATAATCTGCCTGTGGTAGGCGGAATAATCGGCGGAATATAACGGTTTTCTGCTGTCAAATCCTGCTTTGCAATGAATTTCTTTACTTCGTCAATGGCAACCGCCTGATCAATGGTTCCTCTTGTGCAGGCATCTTCACATCTGCGGTTACAGATATGTCCGCATACTGCCGGAAACGGATTTTCTTTTTTAATCAAAGCCAGCGCTTCTCTGTATTTGCCCTGTGCGGCTTTTTTCAAATAGCCCTGTACTGCAATATGCGCAGGACAGGCTGTTTTACATGGCGCTGTACCGGTGTCATAGCAGTTAATCCGATTGTTATCCCGATAATCTTCATCCCATTTTTCCGGTCCCCACTTCACGGCATCCGGAAGCTCATGCTTCGGGTATTCGATTGGTCCATCTTTTGTACAGAGCTTCTGTCCCAGCTTGACCGCTCCTGCCGGACAATATTCCACGCATCTGCCGCAGGCAACACAATTTTCTGTCTTTACGTGAGCAACATAAGCAGACCTTGACATATTCGGCGTATTAAACAGCTGGGAAGTACGTAGTGCATAGCATACATTGACATTACAGTTGCAGATGGCAAAAATTTTATTTTTTCCGTCAATATTGGTAATCTGATGTACAAAGCCATTATCCTCAGCCTTTTTCAAAATATCCAGCACTTCCTCATAAGTGATATAGCGTCCGCCCTTTTGTGTTTCTACTACGTAATCTGCCATATCCCCCACTGCAATACACCAATCCTCCGGGTCATCTGCACAGCCTTCCTCATAGGTCTGTCTTGACAATCTGCAAGAACACGGACTTGCCGCATATTTTCCTTCATATTTTTTCAGCCAGTGAGAAATATGCTCAATGTCAATGGACTGATTTTCCATTTCAATGGCTTTTTCTACCGGAATAACGTGCATACCGATACCGGCTCCTCCCGGCGGCACCATTGGTGTTACTTTTTCTAAAGGCAGTCTTGACATCCTTTCAAAAAATCTGCCAAGTTCCGGATGTTCCTCAAGCTGTTTGCGGTTCATATTCGTAAATTCTGCACTGCCAGGCACAAACATAGGAAGTACATATTGTTTTTCTCTTTTAGGATTTTCCCAGTTATATTCCAAAAGCCCTACAATACTCATTTCTTCCAAAAGTTTTTCCAGTTCTTTTTCTTCTTTACCCGTAGCTTTTAAAATCTGAGAAAATGTCATAGGCTTACGCACCTTCATTTTCAGCGCCACTTCTGCCATTTCATCTGTTACAACGCATGCTAATCCCCAGTATTCTGGATCATCTACGGTCACCTTATGTCCGATACGATCTGTAATTTTCTGTCCCAGCTTTAAAATTAATTCTCTTTTTTCTGCCATACGTGACTCTCCCTTTCTGTTTCTACTCTTTCCAATGCTTTACTTCATCTAAAAGCCACTCAAACCACTGCTGCATCCCTTCCCCTGTCTTTGCACTAATAGGAATAATTTTTGCTTTTGGATTACGCATCAAAATATTTTTCTTACACGCCTCCATATCAAAGTCAAAATACGGAATTACGTCTACTTTGTTAATAAGAACTACATCGCACACGGAAAACATAAGCGGGTATTTCAACGGTTTATCATGGCCTTCCGGTACACTTAAAATCATGGCATTTTTTACTGCCCCTGTGTCAAACTCTGCAGGACAAACTAAATTTCCCACATTTTCCAAAATTGCCAAATCCAGTTCATCTGTCTCAAGACCTTCCAGCCCCTGAGCTGTCATGCCGGCATCCAAATGACACATTCCTCCCGTATGGAGCTGAATGGTTTTTACTCCCAAATCAGATATTGTTTTTGCATCCACGTCAGAGTCAATATCTGCCTCCATAACCCCAATGCGAAGCTCCCCTTTTAAAGCTTTAATGGTTCCTGTAAGGGTTGTAGTTTTTCCTGAACCGGGAGAAGACATTAGGTTTAATAGGAATAACTTTTTCTCCTTCAACTGCTTGCGAAGCTCATCGGCACGTTTTTCATTGCCGGAAAATACACTTTTTTTAATTTCCAGAACTTTGAATTTGTCCATTGCCCTTCCTCCGTTCTAATTGGTTGTACCAATTTTGTTATTTTATCGACATTATATTATTATGACGATTTTTTGTCAATATAACTTCTGTTTTTCATATATTTTATCCTATTTTTCTCTGTTTTCCCCTTCGTTTATGTCAATTTTTGTATTTGGTATCTGGTATAACCAATTCCATTTTTAAAAAAGAAAGAGAGGATATGATAAATCTCAAATCATAACCTCTCTCTATCAGCTTTAACTGTTCTTAACAAACTCAGCTCCGCATTTGGGGCATCTTACACTAATCTTACCTTTTCCCTTTGGAATACGGATTTTCTGTTTGCACTGGGGACATGTATAAATATGAAAGTCCTTTCTCTGCTGCTGTATGTATTTTGTTTTCCCGAAAAATCTTCGTACCTTATTTTCCAACGCCAGATATTTTTGATTTTCCGCATATCGCTTTGAAATATTTCTGGAAAACACACGGAAATAAATAAGAATAACAAGTAAAAATTCCCATGAAGTAAGCAACACGCTAAAGTATACATTATCCACGAAAATATCCAACATGGCACAGACCAGAAAAACAATCAGCATCGCCTGATTTAAACGGTCACTGCCATACCTTCCATACATAAATCGCTGAAACGCTTCTCTTATTTTATTCATACTGCAATTCTTCCTTCCTAATATCTTCAAATACCTTTTGTACAAAGGCTTTTGCGCCTTCTAAATCCTGCGTGTCAGGATGAAGCATTGCCATGTCAAAATTACGGAGCATAGCATTTATCATCTTCGTATTTTCCGGTGTCTTCATGCTGAGATATTTCTCACGCACAGAAATCGGCATCTTTCCCTGACAGATATAAGCGCCCAGATATTCGTTGTCATCCTCAATAAAAACACGTATGTTTTCTTCGATTTTTTTATAATATTCCAAATCATTTCCCATGCCGCAGGTACCGAATAATGCAATCTTCTTTCCCTGAAGGCTGCCCAGATAATCCAACACCTCCACGCTGGCACTTCCTCTGTCCGTCCAAAATCCTATAAAATATATGTCTCCCATTTCATAATCTGTCTGTCCTTCTAAAGGTGCAATATCCTTACACTGTCCGGGAACAGCCTCAAAAATTGCTTTTGCCAGCTTTTCTGTATTGCCGGTTCTGCTCTTGTACAATACCTGCGTTTTCATGTTCATCTTCCCTTCTATTGTTGTCATAATAGTATTTTATCACAAAACAATAGAAATAATATTTCTTAATTCTTAAAAACTCTAAACTCTCTATAAAGTTTTTCCTGCATACACTTTATTTAATATGCACGTCCAACTGCGGAAACGGAATTTCAATCCCCTGTTCATCAAAGGTGAGCTTGATTTTTTCATTCAAACGCCACTTTGTCGCCCAGTATTCCTCTGTCTTTACCCATGCACGAAGTCCCAAAATCACACTGTCTGCCGCCAGCTCGTCCACAAAGACCTGCATCTCCTGGTCTGACATAATACTGGCATCCTCGTGGAGCAGTGTTTCCAAAATTTTCTTGGCTTTTTTCAAATCTGCCTGATAGGAAATTCCTACCTTAATTTCCAGCTTGCGGTTGTCTTTTGCCGTCACATTGACAATACTGGAATTGGTAAGCGCTCCGTTTGGAACGGTAATTCTTCGGTTATCCACTGTGGATAAGGTTGTGTAAAAAAGGTCAATTTTTACAACCGTGCCCTCTTGCTTTCCCGAATTTTCAATAATATAATCTCCGATTACAAAAGGTCTTAAAATCAGGATAATCACTCCGCCTGCAAGGTTTGACAAGCCCCCCTGCAAGGCAAGACCAATGGCAACACCACTGGATGCCAAAAGTGCGGCAATGGAAGACTCCTTCACTCCAAAGCTGGTTGCAATGGAAACAATCAGGAAGAAATACATGGCAGCCTTTGCGAATGAGGATACAAATTGTGTAACTCCAGTATCTGCATTCGCCCTGTTCATAGATGCCACAATCAATTTGCAAAGTTTATGAATGATTTTACTGGCAACTACATAGACCAAAATTGCCAGAAGGACTCTCCCTGCAAAGCTTCCGATTAAGGGCAGCTTCTGACTCCAGTAATCCCATGTGAGATACTGTCTGAAAAACTCTCCAATTCCCGCAATTTCCAGCGGTTCTGTCAATGCGTCTGTCAAGATAATTCTCATCTTCTGTTTTCCTCTTTTTTGTGTTCTTCTTTTATTTTTTTCTCCAATTCACGGCGTACCTTAGACTCTTTTACCATCTTTTCCCCACATTCTTTTACAGAAAAAATCTGTACGGAAAGAGGGGCTACCTGAATTTCTATGGAATAAGGTCTTTCGTCCTTTTCCTCTTTTTTTGCTTTCTGTACTCCGCTGTTTTTTACGCCTGTACCTCCAAAGCTTTCATCATCACTGTTAAAAATTTCTCTGTACTCTCCTGCATAAGGAACACCCATCGCATAAGCTTCATACGCCAAATCAGAAAAGTTACATACCACAACTAAGGTATCTGCTTTTTTCTCTGCTTTCCGAAGGAAGGTAAGCATATTTTTTTCTGCTTCTATATGATTAATCCATTCAAAGCCGTCAGGAGTATCATCATATTCATAGAGCGCCGGATAATCCTGATAAAGCTTTAATAATGCTTTTACATAGTCCTGCATCTGTTTATGTTCCTTCTCTTCTAACAGCTCCCAATCAAGAGGGGTCTTTTCAGACCATTCCCTTTCCTGGGCAAAGTCCTGTCCCATGAATAAAAGCTTTTTGCCGGGATGTGTCATCCAAAAGCCATAGGCTGCTCGCAGATTTGCAAGCTTCCTATCTTTTTCACCGGGCATTTTATTAAGAAAAGAACCTTTTCCGTGTACTACCTCATCATGAGAAAAACTAAGCAAAAATTTTTCACTATATGCGTATAACATACTAAAGGTCAGCTCATCATGGACACCGCTTCTGAAAATCGGGTCTTTTCTCATATAATCCAGAAAATCATTCTGCCATCCCATATTCCATTTTCTGTCAAATCCCAAGCCATTATCCTCTAAATCTCCCGTAACAGCCGGCCATGCAGTAGACTCCTCTGCAATTAAAAGGGCATCGGGATATTTTTTCTTAAAAATAGAATTTAAGTGTTTCAAAAACTCTACTGCTTCCAGATTTTCATTTCCGCCATACATATTCGGCTGCCACTGTCCATCCTGTCTTCCGTAATCCAGATAAAGCATAGACGCCACCGCATCCATACGGATACCGTCTGCATGGTATTTTTCCGCCCAAAACAGAGCATTGGATATGAGGAAATTCTTTACTTCAGGGCTGGCATAGTCAAATACCAGCGTTCCCCAGTGAGGATGCTCTGCCTTCTCTGCTTGGGAATACTCATAAAGAGCTGTGCCGTCAAAGCCTGCCAAAGCAAAATCATCTTTTGGAAAATGTGCCGGAACCCAGTCTAAAATCACGCCGATATCATTTTGGTGCATATAATCCACAAAATACATAAAGTCTTCGCAATTTCCAAAGCGACTGGTAGGAGCATAATATCCTGTCACCTGATAGCCCCATGACTCATCTAAAGGATGCTCCATCACAGGTAATAATTCCACATGAGTATATCCCATCTCTTTCACGTACGCACACAGCATTTTCGCCAATTCCCGGTAATTATAAAATTCTCTGCCGTCCTCCGGCTTTTTCCATGAGCCTAAATGCACTTCGTATATGGAAAGTGGTCTGTCCTCTCCTTGGAGCTTACCTCTTTTGTTCATCCACAGACTGTCTTCCCACTGATAACCGGACAAATCTGTTACCACAGAAGCATTGCACGGACGGACCTCAGCCTGATTTGCATAAGGGTCTGCTTTTAAAAACACCCGCAAATCTTTTGTTTTAATTTCATACTTGTATAAATCAGAGAGTTTGACACCGGGAATAAACAATTCAAAAATCCCAGACCGGGAAAGCCGGTTCATCGGATGTACTCTGCCGTCCCAATGGTTAAAATCCCCTACCACACTGACACGCAGGGCATTGGGCGCCCAAACTGCGAAATGTACTCCCCAAACGCCTTTTATCTTTTGATAATGCGCTCCTAATTTTTCGTATATATCATAACAAATTCCCGCACAGAATTTCTTTTCTTCCTCTTCTGTAATCTGGCTCTCAAAATAATAAGGGTCTTGTACCAGCTTTTCTTCACCGTTTTTCAAAAACACCTGATACGTATAATTTAAAATCTGCTTTTCCGGTATCAGACAGGCAAAAAATCCCGCCTCATCCTGCATTTCCATTTTATATTCCCGTTTCTTTTTCCCAAAAAGAAGTTTTACTTTTCGTGCTTCCGGAAAAAAGCATTGAAAAAGAATACCGTTTTTCATAATTTTCGGTTTCAGTGTTTTCTGCGGCTCGCTTTCCTCTGAATAAACAAGAGCCTCTATCTTTTGCCAATCCATTAAATTATATAATTCCTCAGACATATTGCGCCTCCTTTTTTCTATATTATCATCAATCCGGTAAATTGTAAAGTTTTGCCCTGTTTCTCTTAAAATTTGTATATATAAATTGTATATTTTTTGTTTTTATAACAGAAAATGATTGTGAATTTTATACATATCAAGTATAATAGGAATAGCTTCGCAAAGTGAAGGTTCATTTCCCTTTGGCTGCGTATTTGACTATTAGGAGGAGGTATCAAAGCATGCTTGACCAAAGTTATTATGAAAAAACCGATGAAATCATCGAATTTTATGGCCGTAAAGCAAGTTCATTAATTCCCATTATGCAGGATATTCAGGCAGAATATCGTTATCTGCCCGGAGAGCTGCTGACCTATGTTGCGAAAGAAATCGGAGTACGTGAGGCAAAAGCTTACAGTGTGGCAACTTTCTATGAAAATTTCTCTTTTGAACCAAAGGGAAAATACATAATTAAAGTTTGTGACGGAACTGCCTGTCATGTCCGCAAATCTATTCCTATTTTAGAAGCCCTGCAAAAGGAGCTGGGGCTTAGCAAGAAAAAGCATACCACAGATGATATGCTGTTCACCGTAGAAACGGTTTCCTGTCTGGGCGCCTGCGGATTAGCGCCTACTATGACGGTAAACAACGAAGTTTATCCTTCCATGACGCCGGAAAAAGCTCTGAATTTAATCGCAGAACTGAGAGGTGATAATGTATGATAATTGAAAACAGAGAAGCTTTATTAAAAGAAAGAGAAGCTGCCCGTGAAGAACTGGCTTCTTATAAATGTCGTATTTTAGTCTGTGCGGGAACAGGATGTGTAGCCTCCGGTTCTGAGAAAATCTACCAGAAAATGGTTGAGCTCTGTCAGGATTTAGAAGGGGTTTCCGTTGAATTTCAAAAAGACGTTCCCCATATCGGCACAGTAAAAACAGGATGTCAGGGAATTTGTGAATTAGGCCCTTTGGTACGTATCGAGCCTTATCATTATCAGTATGTAAAAGTACAGGAGGACGACTGTGCTGAAATTTTCCAGCGCACGGTTTTAAATGAAGAGCCGGTAGAACGTCTTTTCTATAAAAAAGGCGGTAAAGCTTATCCGACTCCCGATGAAATTCCTTTTATTGCAAAACAGACTCGTATTGCTTTGGAAAACTGCGGTAAATTTGACGCAGAGTCTCTTGATGAATATATTGCTTCCGGCGGCTATGAGGCTTTATCAAAAGCGCTTTTTGACATGACTCCGGAAGATGTTTTAAATGAAGTGGATAAGTCCAAACTCCGCGGAAGAGGAGGCGGCGGCTTCCCTACGGGACGCAAATGGAAACAGGTTGCAGCTCACAAGGATGTAGCGGAACATTTTGTGGTATGTAACGGAGACGAAGGCGACCCCGGCGCTTTCATGGACGGCAGTGTTATGGAAGGCGACCCATATCGTCTGATTGAAGGTATGACTATTGCCGCTTACGCAACAGGCGCTCAAAATGGTTATATTTATGTTCGTGCCGAATATCCTCTTTCCGTTGCAAGACTTCGCAAGGCAATCCGACAGGCGGAAGAAAAAGGGCTTTTAGGCGACCATATTTTAGGTACGGATTTCCAGTTCCACATGCACATCAACCGTGGTGCAGGAGCATTTGTATGCGGCGAGGGTTCTGCTCTTACTGCTTCTATTGAAGGCGACAGAGGTATGCCTCGTGTAAAACCGCCTCGTACTGTTGACAAAGGTCTTTGGGCAAAGCCTACGGTTTTAAATAATGTAGAAACCTTTGCCAATGTACCGGGAATTGTATTAAAAGGCGCTGACTGGTTCAAAACCATCGGTACAGAAGGAAGTCCCGGAACAAAGACCTTCTCCATTACCGGTGCCATTGAAAATACAGGGCTGATTGAAGTGCCTATGGGTACTACTTTAAGAGAGATTATCTATGACATCGGCGGCGGCATCAAAGGCGGCGGTGATTTTAAAGCCATTCAGATTGGCGGTCCTTCCGGCGGATGTCTGACAAAAGAACATCTTGACGTTGGGCTGGATTTTGACAGCGTAAAAAAATACAATGCCATTATGGGCTCCGGCGGTCTTGTTGTTATGGATGAGAATACCTGTATGGTAGAGGTTGCCCGTTTCTTTATGAGCTTTACCCAAAGAGAGTCCTGCGGAAAATGTGTTCCATGCCGTGAGGGAACAAAACGTATGCTGGAAATTCTGGAGAGAATTGTCAATGGCGAGGGCAAGCTGGAAGATTTGGACACACTGGAAGAACTGGCTGCCATGGTGAAAAATATGGCTTTATGCGGTCTCGGAAAGAGCGCTCCTCTTCCGGTTATCAGTACTTTGAAAACCTTCCGCAAGGAATATGAAGAACATATTGTAGAGCATAAATGTGCTGCGAAAAACTGTACTGCCATGAGAAAATATGTAATCAATCCTGAATTTTGTAAGGGCTGCGGCAAATGTGCGAAGAACTGTCCGGTAGGTGCAATTACCGGTGTGCGCAAGGAAGCTTATCACATCAATCCAAATCTTTGTATTAAATGTGACTCTTGCCGTGATAACTGTGCATTTGATGCAGTGTATGTTGAATATTAGGAGGGATGATTATGGGATTTATGACAATAGACGGCAGAAAAGTAGAATTTACCGATGAAAAAAACGTACTTTCTGTCATTAGAAAAGCCGGTATTGATTTACCTACACTTTGCTATCATTCTGAGCTGTCCACCTTTGGCGCATGTCGTTTATGTACCGTAGAGGATGACAGAGGACGTACCTTTGCTTCCTGTTCAGAGGAGCCCAGAGACGGCATGGTAATTTATACCAATTCCGGAAGAATTAAAAAATATCGTAAAATGATTGTAGAACTGCTCCTTTCCGCACACTGCCGTGACTGTACTACTTGTGTGAAAAGCGGCGAATGTAAGTTGCAGGAGCTGGCTCACAGAATGAACATCACTACGGTTCGTTTCCAGAATACCAGAGAGGAAAAGCCTTTAGATACAAGCTCTCCTGCTCTTATTCGTGACCCGAATAAATGTATTCTCTGCGGAAACTGTGTTCGTGCATGCCGTGAGCTTCAGGGACTGGAGGTTTTAGGCTTTACCCACCGTGGTACAGATGCTATGGTAACGCCTGCCTTTGACAAGCCACTTTCTGAAACAGACTGTGTAAGCTGCGGTCAATGCCGTGTTTTCTGTCCAACGGGCGCTATCAGCATCCGCACCAATATGGATGAGGTCTGGGACGCTATCAATGATCCGGATACACGGGTTATCGCACAGGTTGCTCCGGCTGTCCGTGTAGCGGTAGGCGATGCCTTCGGATTAACAAAGGGACACAGTGTAATGGGCAAGCTGGTAGCTGTTCTTCACCGCATGGGCTTTGATGAAGTTTACGACACTACCTTTGCAGCTGACCTTACCATTATGGAGGAGTCCAAGGAATTTTTAAACCGTGTGGAAAAGAATGAAAAACTTCCTCTTTTAACCTCCTGCTGTCCTGCATGGGTAAAATTTGTATGTGACCAATATCCTGAGTTTAAAGATAATTTATCTACCTGTCGTTCCCCACAGGGAATGTTCTCGGCAGTTATTAAGGAATATTATAAAAATCCGGAAAGAAGCCAGAATAAGAAAACCTTCGTGGTTTCCATTATGCCATGTACAGCAAAGAAAATGGAAATCCTGCGCTCCAACAATTTTACTCATGGAGAACAGGATACCGATATTGTACTGACTACTACGGAAATCATCCGTATGATTAACAATTCCGGTATTGACTTTGCTTCTCAGGAAACAGAGGCATGCGATATGCCCTTTGGCTTTGGCTCCGGTGCAGGCGCTATCTTCGGTGTGACCGGAGGCGTTACAGAAGCAATGCTTCGCCGCCTTGCTGATGACCATAATAAAGCGACCATGGATGCCATTGCAGAAGCAGGGGCTCGTGGTGACGAGGGTATTAAAGAGTTCACTGTAAATTATAAAGGCACTGACTTAAATGTCTGCGTTGCCAGCGGACTTGCCAATGCACAGACTGTTATGGAAGATGTGAAAAGCGGAAGAAAGCATTACCATATTATTGAAATCATGGCATGCCGCAGAGGATGTATCATGGGCGGCGGACAGCCTCCAAGAGCCGGTGACCGTACCAAATCAGCCCGCCGTGACGGACTGTATCAGGCAGACCATGTGACAAGTATCCGAAAAGCTGACGAAAATCCATTAATTCTCGCTCTTTACGATACCTTACTGAAAGATAAGACACATGAACTGCTTCATGTAGATAAATACTAAAAAGCAAAAATGAGGCTGTCGTTTTAAATATATATGTATTTAATGCGACAACCTCTTTTTAAATTTTAGAAATATTGAATGACCGCTCCCAAGGCTTCTGCCTCTTTTTCCTCATGGGTAATACAGATGACCGTTTTCCCCTCACAGCTTTTTTTCAAAAACTGAATAACCCTTTCTTTCATTTCTTTATCCAAGCCCTTAAAGGGTTCGTCCAAGAACAGGATATCCCATTTTGCATACAATGCCCTTAAAATCGCCACTCGTCTTTTCATTCCTCCCGACAATTCTCTTACCGGCTGATGGCAGCAGTCCAGAAGTCCCACTGCTTCTAGCCCTTCCCGAATTTCTGTTTTTTCTTTTTGGACAAGGCGAATATTGGAAAGGACGTTTAGGTTTTCGCAAAGCCTATCCTCCTGAAAGACAACGCTGATATCCTTGCCTTCTATTCCTGCTACCTTTCCCCTGTCTGCCTGCTCCAGTCCGATGAGAATACGAAGCAATGTGGTTTTTCCTTTTCCGGAAGGCGCCATAATACAGGTTATCTGTCCTTCTGTCAGCTCCATATTCAGATTTTCGAACACTTGTCTGCCATCGTAACTTTTACTCAAGTTTTCTATCTTAATTGCCATGCTTTACATCCTTTCTACCCACGAAACAGCCTTATCCAGCGCTGCCAGAAAGATTTTTTCAAATATCATGCTGACTATAAGAATTACCATGGTCCATGCAAAAAGGTCTGGAGTATCCAGATACACTTTTGCCTCGTATAATCGCTCTCCCATAGAACCGTCAGGAATTCCGATTACCTCTGCAGCAACTCCCGCTTTCCAGCATAATCCCAGCGACACACTGCAGCCTGCTCTGAAAAAAGGCAGCACTTCAGAAAGATAAATGTAACGAATTTTGTTTTTTCCAGATACCTGAAACACCTGTGCCATTTCCAGAAGATTTTTATCTGTATTTTGAATACCGTTTAATACATTAGTGTAAATCACCGGAAACACCATGAGAAAAGAAATTGTTACAGAAAGGTTTTCGGAAGGAACCCAGATTAAAATTAAAATGACAAAGGATGCAACCGGAACAGATTTCATAGCAAGAATAAGAGGGGCAAAAAGCTCCTGTATTTTCGGAAGTCTTGACGCAATGCTTCCCCCGAGCACTCCTGCCAGTACAGCAAGGAAAAAACCGCCTATAATACGAAAAAGCGAAAAACAAATTGTCTTCCAAAAAGAAGCTTCAAAAATGAAACTGCCAAGTCTTTTCAGAACAGCAACAGGAGATACCAGAAGTATCTCCTGTCCAAGCCACAGACTGGCTATTTCCCATACAAGCAACCAGAAAAGCACTGCCCATAGCTTTATTTTTCTATTTTTCTTACTGGATGTAATAGAAGTCATGATTTGGTACTTCTCCTCCTACTGCCTGAGGATTTTGCGCTTTTAAAACCTCCAGATATCCGGAAAGTTTTTCTTCCATTTTCTCCCCGTCTATACAGACAATATTGCAGGCAGGAAGCGCTTTTTCCGCCACTGCTGCCGGCACAATGTCATATTTTTCGATTAGCTGTGCCGCATCTGTAACGTTCTCATTTACATAATCCACCGAAGTATGGTATTCCTTTAAAAATTCCTGCATTTCCTCTGGATTTTCTTCTGCAAACTCCTTACGGACAACCACAACTCCTGTAATCATGCTGCTTTTCTTTTCCTCACCTTCTTGTAATGCGTCCCATTCCTTTGTTAAATCAAGAGCAGTTCTAATCTCAGGATTTTTTGTCTGTGCCGTAGTGACAAAAGGCTGGGGCAGCATGGCAACTGCATTTTCCTGACTTGCTAAGGCAGCAACACATTCAGAATGTTCGCT
The DNA window shown above is from Blautia hansenii DSM 20583 and carries:
- a CDS encoding ABC transporter permease, yielding MTSITSSKKNRKIKLWAVLFWLLVWEIASLWLGQEILLVSPVAVLKRLGSFIFEASFWKTICFSLFRIIGGFFLAVLAGVLGGSIASRLPKIQELFAPLILAMKSVPVASFVILILIWVPSENLSVTISFLMVFPVIYTNVLNGIQNTDKNLLEMAQVFQVSGKNKIRYIYLSEVLPFFRAGCSVSLGLCWKAGVAAEVIGIPDGSMGERLYEAKVYLDTPDLFAWTMVILIVSMIFEKIFLAALDKAVSWVERM
- a CDS encoding complex I 24 kDa subunit family protein is translated as MLDQSYYEKTDEIIEFYGRKASSLIPIMQDIQAEYRYLPGELLTYVAKEIGVREAKAYSVATFYENFSFEPKGKYIIKVCDGTACHVRKSIPILEALQKELGLSKKKHTTDDMLFTVETVSCLGACGLAPTMTVNNEVYPSMTPEKALNLIAELRGDNV
- a CDS encoding ATP-binding cassette domain-containing protein, giving the protein MAIKIENLSKSYDGRQVFENLNMELTEGQITCIMAPSGKGKTTLLRILIGLEQADRGKVAGIEGKDISVVFQEDRLCENLNVLSNIRLVQKEKTEIREGLEAVGLLDCCHQPVRELSGGMKRRVAILRALYAKWDILFLDEPFKGLDKEMKERVIQFLKKSCEGKTVICITHEEKEAEALGAVIQYF
- a CDS encoding NADH-ubiquinone oxidoreductase-F iron-sulfur binding region domain-containing protein, which codes for MIIENREALLKEREAAREELASYKCRILVCAGTGCVASGSEKIYQKMVELCQDLEGVSVEFQKDVPHIGTVKTGCQGICELGPLVRIEPYHYQYVKVQEDDCAEIFQRTVLNEEPVERLFYKKGGKAYPTPDEIPFIAKQTRIALENCGKFDAESLDEYIASGGYEALSKALFDMTPEDVLNEVDKSKLRGRGGGGFPTGRKWKQVAAHKDVAEHFVVCNGDEGDPGAFMDGSVMEGDPYRLIEGMTIAAYATGAQNGYIYVRAEYPLSVARLRKAIRQAEEKGLLGDHILGTDFQFHMHINRGAGAFVCGEGSALTASIEGDRGMPRVKPPRTVDKGLWAKPTVLNNVETFANVPGIVLKGADWFKTIGTEGSPGTKTFSITGAIENTGLIEVPMGTTLREIIYDIGGGIKGGGDFKAIQIGGPSGGCLTKEHLDVGLDFDSVKKYNAIMGSGGLVVMDENTCMVEVARFFMSFTQRESCGKCVPCREGTKRMLEILERIVNGEGKLEDLDTLEELAAMVKNMALCGLGKSAPLPVISTLKTFRKEYEEHIVEHKCAAKNCTAMRKYVINPEFCKGCGKCAKNCPVGAITGVRKEAYHINPNLCIKCDSCRDNCAFDAVYVEY
- a CDS encoding [FeFe] hydrogenase, group A, with amino-acid sequence MGFMTIDGRKVEFTDEKNVLSVIRKAGIDLPTLCYHSELSTFGACRLCTVEDDRGRTFASCSEEPRDGMVIYTNSGRIKKYRKMIVELLLSAHCRDCTTCVKSGECKLQELAHRMNITTVRFQNTREEKPLDTSSPALIRDPNKCILCGNCVRACRELQGLEVLGFTHRGTDAMVTPAFDKPLSETDCVSCGQCRVFCPTGAISIRTNMDEVWDAINDPDTRVIAQVAPAVRVAVGDAFGLTKGHSVMGKLVAVLHRMGFDEVYDTTFAADLTIMEESKEFLNRVEKNEKLPLLTSCCPAWVKFVCDQYPEFKDNLSTCRSPQGMFSAVIKEYYKNPERSQNKKTFVVSIMPCTAKKMEILRSNNFTHGEQDTDIVLTTTEIIRMINNSGIDFASQETEACDMPFGFGSGAGAIFGVTGGVTEAMLRRLADDHNKATMDAIAEAGARGDEGIKEFTVNYKGTDLNVCVASGLANAQTVMEDVKSGRKHYHIIEIMACRRGCIMGGGQPPRAGDRTKSARRDGLYQADHVTSIRKADENPLILALYDTLLKDKTHELLHVDKY